One Polaribacter sp. KT25b DNA segment encodes these proteins:
- a CDS encoding TetR/AcrR family transcriptional regulator — protein MAKLQKSIDKRNALVKATIELVNNNGFHATPMSKIAKMANVSPATIYLYFENKQDLLNQTYIEVKAAYTEYAFETYDETMPVEAGFKLIWKRIADFKLNECENAMFLAQCDNTPIIDETSRQEGIKHLQPLLDLWERGKKEGIIKPISDYLLYAYAINPLSFLMMTQNRGAFILDKTHIEEAYEAAWSSIKI, from the coding sequence ATGGCAAAGCTTCAAAAAAGTATTGATAAACGAAATGCACTGGTAAAAGCAACTATCGAGTTGGTAAACAACAATGGTTTTCATGCAACACCAATGAGTAAAATTGCTAAAATGGCAAATGTTTCTCCTGCTACAATTTATTTATATTTTGAAAATAAACAAGATTTGTTAAATCAAACATATATAGAAGTTAAAGCAGCATACACAGAATATGCTTTTGAAACCTATGACGAAACAATGCCCGTTGAAGCCGGATTTAAATTGATTTGGAAACGAATTGCAGATTTTAAATTAAATGAATGCGAAAATGCGATGTTTTTAGCACAATGTGATAATACACCAATTATTGATGAAACAAGCAGACAAGAAGGAATTAAACATTTGCAACCGCTACTCGATCTTTGGGAACGTGGCAAAAAAGAAGGCATTATAAAGCCAATTTCAGATTATCTTCTATATGCGTATGCAATAAATCCGTTATCATTTTTAATGATGACACAAAATCGTGGCGCATTTATACTAGATAAAACTCATATAGAAGAAGCTTACGAAGCTGCTTGGAGCAGTATAAAAATTTAA
- a CDS encoding nucleoside-diphosphate sugar epimerase has protein sequence MNKTAIILGATGLTGNLLLQKLINDDNYTSIKLFSRKKIEGLPLKVEQFIGNIIDLESFKSDFTADEVFCCIGTTLKKTPNKEVYRSIDYGIPTKAAKLSKENNIETFMVISALGASSKSALFYNKLKGEMEDSVLSFGIKNTYILQPSYIQGDRTENRPLERLYDVIFPIVNIFLIGNLKKYKIIKATTIADAMQNLASIKPTIKRIESDQIKEYAIHK, from the coding sequence ATGAATAAAACAGCTATTATTTTAGGAGCAACTGGTTTAACGGGAAACCTACTTTTACAAAAGTTAATTAATGATGATAATTATACATCAATTAAATTATTCTCTAGAAAAAAAATTGAAGGTTTACCTTTAAAAGTTGAACAATTTATTGGTAACATTATTGATTTAGAATCATTTAAATCAGATTTTACTGCGGATGAAGTCTTTTGTTGTATTGGTACAACGTTAAAGAAAACGCCTAATAAAGAAGTGTATAGAAGTATTGATTATGGTATACCAACCAAAGCCGCTAAACTATCCAAAGAAAATAATATTGAGACTTTTATGGTGATTTCTGCTCTTGGTGCTAGTTCAAAAAGTGCTTTGTTTTACAATAAATTAAAGGGTGAAATGGAAGATTCAGTTTTAAGTTTTGGTATTAAAAATACTTACATTTTACAGCCTTCCTATATACAAGGTGACAGAACTGAAAACAGACCTTTGGAGCGCTTGTATGATGTGATTTTTCCAATAGTAAACATTTTTCTTATCGGAAATTTAAAAAAATATAAAATTATAAAAGCAACTACAATTGCTGATGCTATGCAAAATTTAGCATCTATAAAACCAACAATAAAACGAATAGAATCAGATCAAATTAAAGAATACGCAATACATAAATAA
- a CDS encoding nitroreductase family protein, which yields MELLDKLNWRYAAKAMNGKKVSEDKIERILEAARLAPTSSGLQPFEIIVIKNQAIKEEIKPVAWNQSVITDCSHLLVFAAWDTYTEDRINHMFDLTNEIRGFKNEGWENYRQMLLGMYPQRDSEENFNHAAKQAYIAFAEALTAAAFEEVDTTPLEGFDANAVDKILGLREKGLRSAVMLPVGYRKEDADWLVNLVKVRKPMEELVTIIE from the coding sequence ATGGAATTATTAGACAAATTAAACTGGAGATACGCTGCAAAAGCAATGAATGGTAAAAAAGTATCAGAAGATAAAATTGAACGAATTTTAGAAGCTGCACGTTTAGCACCAACATCAAGCGGATTGCAACCATTCGAGATAATTGTAATTAAAAATCAAGCTATTAAAGAAGAAATAAAACCAGTGGCTTGGAATCAATCTGTAATTACAGACTGTTCTCACCTACTCGTTTTTGCTGCTTGGGATACATATACTGAAGATAGAATAAACCACATGTTCGATTTAACAAACGAAATTCGTGGCTTTAAAAATGAAGGTTGGGAAAACTACCGTCAGATGTTATTAGGTATGTATCCACAAAGAGATTCAGAAGAAAACTTTAACCATGCTGCAAAACAAGCATACATTGCTTTTGCAGAAGCATTAACTGCTGCTGCTTTTGAAGAAGTAGACACAACTCCTTTAGAAGGTTTTGATGCGAATGCTGTTGACAAAATTTTAGGATTAAGAGAAAAAGGATTACGTAGCGCTGTAATGTTACCTGTTGGTTACAGAAAAGAAGATGCAGATTGGTTGGTTAACTTAGTAAAAGTTAGAAAACCTATGGAAGAATTAGTGACTATTATTGAATAG
- a CDS encoding iron-containing alcohol dehydrogenase produces MNNFEFKNPTKIIFGKDSIKKLENEIPKDAKVLLLYGGGSIKKNGIYNQVKNALAKVDIVEFGGIPANPEYALLMDALKVIKDEKITYLLAVGGGSVIDGTKFLSAAALYEGDSPWDILTKNIRTEKGMPFGTVLTLPATGSEMNSGAVITRKETKEKLAMGGPGLFPEFSILDPQVISSIPERQLANGLMDSFTHVLEQYMTYPIGALLQDRFAESILQTIIEVAPKVLKDPTDYNAASNFMWSCTMALNGLIQKGVPSDWAVHAMGHELTALFGIDHARTLAVITPSHYKFNFEAKKEKLAQYGERVWNITDGNTDEKAHAAIEKTVDFFHELGIDTKLSDYTKDYEGTAEKIAKRFTDRGWLGLGEHQNLSPDKVEKIVKMAY; encoded by the coding sequence ATGAACAATTTTGAATTTAAAAACCCTACTAAAATTATATTTGGTAAGGATTCTATTAAGAAATTAGAAAATGAAATTCCTAAAGATGCCAAAGTATTATTGCTTTATGGAGGAGGAAGTATTAAGAAAAACGGAATATACAATCAAGTAAAAAACGCTTTGGCAAAAGTTGATATTGTTGAGTTTGGAGGAATTCCTGCAAATCCAGAATATGCTCTATTAATGGATGCTTTAAAAGTAATTAAAGACGAAAAAATAACCTATTTATTAGCAGTTGGTGGTGGATCTGTAATTGACGGAACTAAATTTTTATCTGCTGCTGCTTTATATGAAGGCGATTCTCCTTGGGATATTTTAACCAAAAACATTAGAACAGAAAAAGGAATGCCTTTTGGTACTGTTTTAACATTACCTGCTACAGGTTCAGAAATGAATTCTGGTGCTGTAATTACAAGAAAAGAAACCAAAGAAAAACTAGCAATGGGTGGCCCAGGTTTGTTTCCTGAGTTTTCTATATTAGATCCGCAAGTAATTTCTTCTATTCCAGAACGTCAATTAGCAAACGGATTAATGGATTCTTTTACGCATGTTTTAGAACAATATATGACGTATCCTATTGGTGCTTTACTACAAGATCGTTTTGCAGAAAGTATTTTACAAACTATTATTGAAGTTGCTCCGAAGGTTTTAAAAGATCCTACAGATTATAACGCGGCTTCTAATTTTATGTGGAGTTGTACAATGGCTTTAAACGGATTGATTCAAAAAGGAGTGCCATCAGATTGGGCAGTTCATGCAATGGGTCATGAGTTAACAGCTTTATTTGGTATTGATCACGCACGTACTTTAGCAGTAATTACACCAAGTCATTATAAGTTCAATTTTGAAGCTAAAAAAGAAAAATTAGCACAATATGGTGAACGTGTTTGGAATATTACGGATGGAAATACAGATGAAAAAGCACACGCTGCAATTGAAAAAACAGTCGACTTTTTTCATGAATTAGGCATTGATACAAAACTATCTGATTATACAAAAGACTACGAAGGAACTGCTGAAAAAATAGCAAAACGTTTTACAGATCGTGGTTGGTTAGGTTTAGGAGAACATCAAAATTTATCACCAGATAAGGTTGAGAAAATTGTAAAAATGGCTTATTAG
- a CDS encoding type 1 glutamine amidotransferase domain-containing protein has translation MKILFVVTSHDKLGDTGKKTGFWVEEFANPYYTLLDKGATITIATPKGGIAPIDPSSDSPDAATADTERFNKDADAQAKIANTYKLSDMNPDNFDAVFYPGGHGPLWDLANDKTSIALIEKFNSQQKPIAFVCHAPVALKGVKNTDGKYLVKGKKVTGFSNLEETQVGLTEIVPILVEDMLIEAGAFYSNADAWAPYAIQDGNLITGQNPASSQLVAEKLLASLN, from the coding sequence ATGAAAATATTATTTGTAGTAACATCTCACGATAAATTAGGAGATACAGGAAAAAAAACAGGATTTTGGGTAGAAGAATTCGCAAATCCATATTACACTTTATTAGATAAAGGTGCAACTATTACTATTGCAACACCAAAAGGAGGTATTGCACCTATAGATCCAAGTAGCGATTCGCCAGATGCTGCAACAGCAGACACAGAACGTTTTAATAAAGATGCAGATGCACAAGCTAAAATTGCAAATACTTATAAATTATCTGATATGAATCCAGATAATTTTGATGCAGTATTTTATCCAGGTGGTCATGGACCTTTATGGGATTTGGCAAATGACAAAACATCTATTGCTTTAATCGAGAAATTCAATTCTCAGCAGAAACCAATAGCTTTTGTTTGTCATGCGCCAGTAGCTTTAAAAGGTGTTAAAAATACTGATGGAAAGTATTTAGTGAAAGGCAAAAAAGTAACCGGATTTTCTAATTTAGAAGAAACTCAAGTTGGATTAACTGAAATTGTACCAATTTTAGTTGAAGATATGTTGATTGAAGCTGGTGCTTTTTACTCAAACGCAGATGCTTGGGCACCTTATGCTATTCAGGATGGAAATTTAATTACAGGTCAAAATCCTGCTTCATCTCAGCTTGTTGCAGAGAAATTATTAGCAAGTTTAAACTAA
- a CDS encoding DUF1566 domain-containing protein has translation MKTYKFNKPIIVLTFVLLILNLQSCKGQKKDSKAIEKKVNNYVQIATGQTVTYDNDGEVLTNLQPNDSLYGQDATYLKGKKMSFKKNEDGTVLDLNSGLMWQEIPTTEGFDWKGAKEYTENLELGGYDDWRMPTAKELYSISDFSEGWPYLDTTYFSLVNNEHVDKSEQYWTSNKYVGHTEEGKYAAVFGVNHATGHIKAYAGEEPKDRKDRKGPPPGNQKPQGAKGENSNENRPPPPGQGKGTRPIGNPMLKHVRAVRGAIYGTNQFIDNGDKTITDKASGLMWSKDDSKKGLDWKSALYYAEHSELAGYSDWRLPNVKELQGIVDYDYAPGAKDSNFDSAAIDPIFSTSEITNENNVKDYPYFWTSTSARFQKGKPYYYAWYVSFGRAVNNEGLDFHGAGAVRFDTKHENGPASEGGERYNNYVRLVRNVE, from the coding sequence ATGAAAACTTATAAATTTAATAAACCTATTATTGTATTGACTTTTGTATTACTGATCTTAAATTTACAATCTTGTAAAGGACAAAAAAAAGATTCAAAAGCAATTGAAAAAAAAGTGAATAATTATGTTCAAATTGCAACGGGTCAAACTGTTACTTATGATAATGATGGAGAAGTTTTAACAAATTTACAGCCTAATGATTCTCTTTACGGACAAGATGCTACTTATTTAAAAGGCAAAAAAATGTCTTTTAAAAAAAATGAAGATGGAACAGTTTTAGACTTAAATTCTGGATTGATGTGGCAAGAAATTCCTACAACAGAAGGATTTGATTGGAAAGGAGCAAAAGAATATACAGAAAATTTAGAACTAGGAGGATATGATGATTGGAGAATGCCAACAGCTAAAGAGTTATATTCAATTAGTGATTTTAGCGAAGGTTGGCCTTATTTAGATACTACTTATTTTTCGCTTGTAAATAATGAACACGTAGATAAAAGTGAACAATATTGGACAAGCAATAAATATGTAGGTCATACAGAAGAAGGTAAATATGCAGCAGTTTTTGGAGTAAACCATGCTACTGGTCATATAAAAGCATACGCAGGTGAAGAGCCAAAAGACAGAAAAGATAGAAAAGGTCCACCTCCAGGAAATCAAAAACCACAAGGTGCAAAAGGAGAAAATAGCAACGAAAATAGACCTCCACCTCCTGGTCAAGGTAAAGGAACTAGACCTATAGGGAATCCAATGTTAAAACATGTACGTGCAGTTCGTGGGGCTATTTATGGCACAAATCAGTTTATAGATAATGGAGATAAAACTATTACAGATAAAGCATCTGGTTTAATGTGGTCTAAAGATGATAGTAAAAAAGGTTTAGATTGGAAATCCGCGCTTTACTATGCAGAACATTCAGAATTAGCAGGATATTCAGATTGGCGTTTACCGAATGTGAAAGAGTTACAAGGAATTGTAGATTATGATTATGCACCAGGAGCAAAAGATTCAAATTTTGATAGCGCTGCAATTGATCCAATATTTTCTACTTCTGAAATTACGAATGAAAATAACGTTAAAGATTATCCTTATTTTTGGACAAGTACTTCTGCTAGATTTCAAAAAGGGAAACCATATTATTATGCTTGGTATGTTTCTTTTGGGCGTGCTGTAAATAACGAGGGTTTAGATTTTCATGGAGCAGGAGCTGTACGTTTTGATACCAAACATGAAAATGGACCAGCAAGTGAAGGTGGAGAACGTTATAATAACTATGTTCGTTTGGTAAGAAATGTTGAATAG
- a CDS encoding ABC transporter permease, which translates to MRLLNLLKIAFKAIVLNKTRTLLTMLGIIIGVASVIAMLAIGEGSKESIRTTISSMGSNMITIRPGADDRGPARGSGGNVQTLILKDYEKIKEEANLLSYITPVVNSGGQVINGSNNWPSTIYGVNPEYLNIKVVGLQSGSMFTDAEVKSASKVVLIGQTVVDNVFPDGQEPIGQMIRFNNIPFKVIGVLEEKGENTFGQDQDDVVIAPYTTVQKRILAIDYLNQIMASAVSEDDAPEAVTQVTEILRSQHKLMDNEDDDFTVRSMEELISTFSSTSEMLTVLLVAVAGISLLIGGIGIMNIMYVSVKERTREIGLRMAVGAKGSDILMQFLIEAILISITGGILGVILGLSATVFIEKFLNWPTSVALYSIIISFVVCAVTGIFFGWYPARKASALDPITALRYE; encoded by the coding sequence ATGAGACTATTAAATCTATTAAAAATTGCATTTAAGGCTATCGTTTTAAATAAAACAAGAACCTTACTAACTATGTTGGGTATAATTATTGGGGTAGCTTCAGTAATTGCCATGTTAGCTATTGGAGAAGGTTCTAAAGAAAGTATTAGAACAACAATTTCTAGTATGGGATCTAATATGATTACTATAAGACCTGGAGCTGACGATAGAGGCCCAGCTAGAGGTAGTGGAGGAAACGTTCAAACTTTGATACTTAAAGATTATGAAAAAATAAAAGAAGAAGCTAACTTGTTAAGTTACATTACACCAGTTGTAAATAGTGGAGGCCAAGTAATTAATGGTTCTAACAACTGGCCAAGTACTATTTATGGTGTAAATCCAGAATATCTTAATATTAAAGTAGTAGGGTTACAAAGCGGAAGTATGTTTACAGATGCTGAAGTAAAATCGGCTTCAAAAGTAGTTTTAATAGGCCAAACAGTTGTGGATAATGTTTTTCCTGATGGTCAAGAACCAATTGGTCAAATGATTCGTTTTAATAATATTCCGTTTAAAGTAATTGGTGTATTAGAAGAAAAAGGAGAAAACACCTTTGGTCAAGATCAAGATGATGTTGTTATAGCACCTTATACAACAGTTCAAAAACGTATTTTGGCTATCGATTATTTAAATCAAATTATGGCCTCGGCTGTTAGTGAAGATGATGCACCAGAAGCAGTAACACAAGTTACAGAAATTTTACGTTCTCAACACAAATTAATGGATAATGAAGATGATGATTTTACAGTTCGTTCTATGGAAGAGTTAATTTCTACATTTAGTTCTACAAGCGAAATGTTAACTGTTTTATTAGTTGCAGTTGCAGGAATATCACTCTTAATTGGAGGAATAGGAATTATGAATATTATGTATGTTTCCGTAAAAGAACGAACTCGAGAAATTGGATTACGAATGGCAGTTGGTGCTAAAGGATCAGATATATTAATGCAATTTTTAATTGAAGCTATTTTAATAAGTATTACCGGTGGAATTTTAGGGGTTATATTAGGTCTTAGTGCTACAGTTTTTATAGAGAAATTTTTAAATTGGCCTACAAGCGTTGCTTTATATTCTATAATAATCTCATTTGTAGTTTGTGCAGTAACTGGTATTTTCTTCGGATGGTATCCTGCAAGAAAGGCATCAGCATTAGACCCTATAACAGCTTTACGTTATGAATAA